A portion of the Paucilactobacillus hokkaidonensis JCM 18461 genome contains these proteins:
- a CDS encoding NAD(P)-dependent alcohol dehydrogenase produces the protein MKIKAAVAHDFNQPIAIEDVELDEPKNDEVLVKMVATGMCHADIIATKFQMVPLPAVLGHEGAGIVEKIGPGVTNVAVGDHVILTVASCGECDLCLSGHPAECRRVNELNFGGAYQDGTKRLHQGDQDLSNYFGQGSFATHAIVNKRSAIKIDPELDLKWYGPLGCGFNTGAGAVMNVFKPSIGDSLAVFGTGAVGLAAIMAAKMLNIDKIIAIDIHDNRLKLAKELGATDVINSSQLAKAGDVADAIKAITAGRGVNFSLDTTGISMVTHASIMALDIMGTAGVIAATQDLSFNFTADMLSDNRKLIAITQGDSIPQLFLPQLIAAQQKGLFPFEKLVKFYPLSEINQAMDDSLSGSTIKPILLIDE, from the coding sequence ATGAAAATTAAAGCAGCTGTCGCGCATGATTTTAATCAACCAATTGCGATTGAAGATGTTGAATTAGATGAGCCTAAAAATGACGAAGTTTTAGTAAAAATGGTAGCCACGGGGATGTGTCATGCAGACATTATAGCTACCAAGTTTCAAATGGTACCGTTACCGGCTGTGTTAGGGCATGAGGGTGCTGGCATTGTTGAAAAGATTGGCCCTGGAGTCACAAATGTAGCCGTGGGCGATCATGTAATTTTGACGGTTGCGTCGTGTGGCGAATGTGATTTATGTCTTTCCGGGCACCCAGCCGAATGTCGGCGGGTAAATGAACTAAATTTTGGTGGTGCTTATCAAGATGGTACAAAGCGACTACATCAAGGTGATCAAGACCTAAGTAATTACTTTGGACAAGGTTCGTTTGCTACGCATGCAATCGTTAATAAACGTTCTGCTATTAAAATTGATCCTGAATTGGATTTAAAATGGTATGGTCCCTTAGGATGTGGGTTTAATACTGGGGCTGGCGCCGTAATGAATGTGTTTAAACCTTCGATTGGTGATTCATTGGCAGTTTTTGGTACCGGAGCAGTTGGGTTAGCGGCCATTATGGCAGCTAAGATGTTAAACATAGATAAGATTATTGCCATTGATATTCATGATAACCGTTTGAAATTGGCCAAAGAACTTGGTGCAACGGATGTCATCAATTCAAGCCAATTAGCAAAAGCGGGTGACGTTGCTGATGCCATTAAAGCAATTACGGCCGGCCGTGGTGTTAACTTTTCGTTGGATACTACTGGTATTAGTATGGTGACACATGCATCAATTATGGCATTGGACATCATGGGAACCGCTGGTGTCATTGCAGCAACTCAAGATTTGTCATTTAATTTCACGGCTGATATGTTGTCTGATAATCGAAAGTTGATTGCTATTACCCAGGGCGATTCGATTCCACAATTATTTTTACCACAGCTGATCGCTGCACAGCAAAAAGGACTGTTTCCATTTGAAAAATTAGTTAAATTTTATCCACTGTCAGAGATTAATCAAGCGATGGATGATTCACTTTCGGGCAGTACTATTAAACCAATTTTGTTGATTGATGAATAA
- a CDS encoding flavodoxin: MTAKTLITYYSWSGTTVKMAKLLQQVTNGELLELNVNEGTFSSDMYETSGIATKQLETGNLPKLANKLPDLTQYEIILVGVPVWSSQISTPVQTFLQQVKDVTAMVIPFYTSTGSIGGYENDFKNMLQGLNVQKGIGMTAGQLQQVDQAIGELQDWWSKLTK, translated from the coding sequence ATGACAGCAAAAACATTGATTACTTACTATTCATGGTCGGGAACTACGGTCAAGATGGCAAAGCTATTACAGCAAGTTACGAATGGTGAATTATTAGAACTGAATGTTAATGAAGGTACCTTTTCCAGTGATATGTATGAAACATCTGGGATTGCCACGAAGCAGTTGGAAACTGGCAATTTACCAAAATTAGCTAATAAATTACCGGATCTGACACAATATGAAATAATTTTGGTTGGTGTTCCTGTGTGGTCGTCTCAGATTTCAACGCCTGTGCAAACATTTCTGCAGCAAGTTAAGGATGTAACGGCTATGGTTATTCCATTTTATACTAGTACCGGATCGATTGGCGGGTACGAAAATGATTTCAAAAACATGCTGCAGGGACTTAATGTACAAAAAGGAATTGGTATGACAGCGGGTCAATTGCAGCAAGTAGATCAGGCAATTGGTGAGTTACAAGACTGGTGGAGCAAATTAACAAAATAA
- a CDS encoding peptidylprolyl isomerase has product MTLPQIDLNNVTGPQATIKTNHGEIKIQLFPEQAPKTVENFVTLANQGYYNGISFHRVIPDFMVQGGDPTGTGAGGESSFGESFEDEFSPEVFNLNGALSMANAGPNTNGSQFFIVTNEHVDAGMLDQMKDAGYPEKIIAAYKNGGTPWLDFRHTVFGQVIAGMDVVKEISEVARDSSDKPNEDVIMESVTIADKSK; this is encoded by the coding sequence ATGACGTTACCACAAATTGATCTAAACAATGTAACAGGGCCACAAGCAACCATCAAAACTAATCACGGTGAAATTAAGATTCAGCTTTTTCCTGAACAAGCACCTAAAACGGTTGAAAACTTTGTCACCCTTGCTAACCAAGGTTATTATAATGGAATTTCTTTTCATCGGGTGATTCCTGATTTTATGGTGCAAGGTGGCGATCCAACAGGAACCGGTGCTGGTGGTGAAAGCAGTTTTGGAGAATCTTTTGAGGATGAATTTTCTCCAGAAGTCTTCAACCTTAACGGTGCTTTATCAATGGCCAATGCTGGCCCTAACACCAATGGCAGTCAATTTTTTATTGTAACTAATGAACACGTTGATGCTGGTATGCTGGATCAAATGAAGGATGCTGGTTATCCAGAGAAAATTATTGCAGCTTATAAAAATGGTGGGACACCATGGTTAGATTTCAGGCATACTGTTTTTGGTCAGGTGATTGCTGGCATGGACGTTGTTAAAGAAATTAGCGAGGTTGCTCGTGACTCGTCAGACAAGCCAAACGAAGATGTTATTATGGAATCCGTGACGATTGCAGATAAAAGCAAATAA
- a CDS encoding MarR family winged helix-turn-helix transcriptional regulator encodes MDNVNMWLAVAAKYAGISIDRKLKPEGLGASLYYFILKIHDHDGISQLELGEYIYLDQSGIARGIQQLVELGYVDKIRNQKDKRTSNLYLTQAGKDIYSQIYDKVNQQNELLIKNVPVEQREQFEQNLQIVGQTIFNELQPGKSGK; translated from the coding sequence TTGGATAATGTTAACATGTGGTTGGCCGTAGCGGCTAAGTATGCAGGGATCAGTATTGATCGGAAACTGAAACCGGAAGGATTAGGGGCCAGTCTATATTATTTTATTCTCAAAATTCATGACCATGATGGGATTTCACAGCTGGAATTAGGCGAATACATTTATCTAGATCAAAGTGGTATTGCTCGGGGTATACAGCAGTTAGTCGAACTTGGTTATGTTGATAAGATCCGCAATCAAAAAGATAAACGCACTTCTAATTTGTATCTAACCCAAGCTGGTAAAGATATTTATTCGCAGATTTACGACAAGGTTAATCAGCAAAATGAATTATTAATAAAAAATGTACCAGTAGAACAGCGAGAACAATTTGAACAAAATTTACAGATCGTGGGCCAGACTATTTTTAATGAGCTGCAACCAGGTAAGAGTGGGAAATAA
- a CDS encoding TetR/AcrR family transcriptional regulator — protein MVQNKKPTRRRGKQLEEELLTAAWDELQIKGYNQLTMEGIAARAHTTKTVLYRRWPKKPLIIVAAFIAEFKKSGATIAFDVPNTGSLREDLVELLSTPIKFFDFLGEEAVRGVIADQIGGQLGDIFKKADTTDNDMVKRVRTILEQADQRGEIKLDNLSSKATNLPGLLLINEIITSGYLTKAAISEIVDAILLPVFLNSKK, from the coding sequence ATGGTACAAAATAAAAAGCCCACTCGTAGAAGGGGCAAACAATTAGAAGAAGAATTATTGACAGCGGCTTGGGATGAGTTACAAATAAAAGGTTACAATCAGTTGACAATGGAGGGTATTGCTGCCCGTGCTCATACCACCAAAACGGTGTTATATCGCCGGTGGCCAAAGAAACCATTGATTATTGTTGCAGCGTTCATTGCTGAATTCAAGAAAAGTGGGGCCACAATTGCATTTGATGTGCCAAATACTGGTTCATTGCGTGAAGATCTTGTCGAGTTACTTAGTACGCCCATTAAGTTTTTCGACTTTCTGGGTGAGGAGGCCGTGCGAGGAGTCATTGCGGATCAAATTGGTGGCCAACTCGGTGATATTTTCAAAAAAGCAGATACGACAGACAATGATATGGTCAAACGGGTTCGTACTATTTTGGAGCAGGCTGATCAACGTGGAGAAATTAAGCTGGATAATCTAAGTTCCAAAGCGACCAATTTACCAGGTCTGTTGCTGATTAATGAAATCATCACCTCAGGTTATTTAACGAAAGCAGCAATCAGCGAAATTGTAGATGCTATTTTGTTGCCAGTGTTTCTTAATTCTAAAAAATAA
- a CDS encoding SDR family oxidoreductase, whose product MILVTSANGHTGQSIIKQLVKQGYEVRATDIAQSTTDLKQKLGVKEVLVGDLTNINIIREAVKGVDQIVYIPPLFIAEEALVGKYLVDEGIKQHINQFVMISVTHPIMSTLLQHTAKREVEEYLAYQELKNHFNYTVLQPMHYMHNFDPSAVHAQGAYSIFYDINTRLSYVDSDDVGEITGKVLADPVKHTLATYELVGPDFLSPNELVDQYNELTGEHAVAKRVDNLNDFMDTVGFLNVYSREAVTHLADTYSKWGLAGNPNVLTWLLGRQPTTFKQYLQKNIAE is encoded by the coding sequence ATGATTTTAGTTACATCAGCGAATGGTCACACGGGTCAAAGTATTATTAAACAGCTAGTCAAACAAGGATATGAGGTGCGGGCAACGGATATTGCTCAATCAACCACAGATTTGAAACAAAAGTTAGGCGTTAAAGAAGTATTAGTAGGTGATTTGACTAATATTAATATAATTCGGGAGGCTGTCAAAGGAGTCGATCAAATTGTCTATATTCCACCTCTGTTTATTGCCGAAGAGGCCTTAGTTGGTAAATATTTAGTTGATGAAGGTATTAAGCAGCATATTAATCAATTTGTGATGATTTCTGTCACACATCCAATTATGAGTACATTGTTGCAGCATACCGCTAAGCGAGAAGTTGAAGAGTATTTAGCATATCAAGAACTTAAAAACCATTTCAACTACACAGTGTTACAACCCATGCACTACATGCATAATTTTGATCCTAGCGCTGTTCATGCACAGGGTGCTTATTCGATCTTTTATGACATCAATACCCGATTGTCATATGTTGATTCTGATGATGTTGGTGAAATTACCGGCAAGGTATTGGCTGATCCAGTCAAGCATACTCTTGCAACGTACGAATTAGTTGGTCCTGATTTCTTATCACCCAATGAATTGGTGGATCAGTATAATGAGTTAACGGGCGAACATGCTGTTGCCAAAAGAGTGGATAATTTGAACGATTTTATGGATACAGTCGGATTTCTTAATGTGTATAGTCGAGAAGCAGTTACTCATTTAGCCGATACTTATTCTAAATGGGGACTAGCAGGTAATCCTAATGTCTTGACATGGTTGCTTGGACGTCAACCGACGACCTTTAAACAATATTTGCAGAAAAACATTGCTGAATAG
- a CDS encoding MFS transporter — MAQKNSKTRQWIALAAMSLGVFMGLLDVTVVNVALPTMVRSFNTTFTNLQWVLNAYTLVYAVTLLIMSKLGDMYGRKKVFLGSLILFVIASAINGMATSLLVLDIGRGVQAIGGAGMMSLSMALVASNFSGRDRGLALGILGSVIGISTASGPLIGGYLIENFGWSSIFYVNVPFGILAVIMTIIYVKETPSYGKNKHIDLGGMVLSAAGLFAIIYGLIVKESNPHLSWGSLEVSGLLVAGLILLILFVIVELHVADPMVDINMFKRPHFIGIIIVAFALGAGIYAYNAYLTALMQNYIGYSAVQTGVRQLTMSVWSLVLGPIVGILSSRYSKKWMISISLFVGGVGFLLIARVIGPDVSFVDLWPGMVLMGITNGMVNPLLNTTGMEGVIPSEMGMASGLLNVFRQLGTTVGVVSLGLIQDSQYENYLNGHLGKISNMPAPAVTGLKKALVEAGPFSGHGVAFSSRISQAPFAQDFQRVVIKAYDNGMTAVSLTSAAIVIVGGIGAVLLLRNHVESTEIPTEKRN, encoded by the coding sequence ATGGCACAAAAGAATAGTAAAACGAGACAATGGATCGCACTGGCAGCGATGAGTTTAGGTGTCTTTATGGGATTGTTAGATGTTACCGTCGTTAACGTTGCATTACCAACGATGGTTCGTAGTTTTAATACTACTTTTACCAATCTGCAATGGGTGTTAAATGCATATACATTAGTTTATGCGGTAACGCTACTGATTATGTCCAAGCTTGGTGATATGTATGGTCGGAAAAAGGTTTTCTTGGGATCACTAATTTTATTTGTGATTGCTTCAGCAATTAATGGGATGGCAACCAGTTTGCTAGTGCTTGATATTGGGCGTGGTGTGCAAGCCATTGGTGGAGCGGGGATGATGTCATTATCAATGGCATTGGTTGCATCTAACTTTTCCGGGCGTGATCGTGGTCTAGCACTTGGAATCCTGGGGTCGGTTATAGGAATTTCAACAGCGTCGGGTCCATTAATCGGTGGCTATTTAATTGAAAACTTTGGATGGTCATCCATTTTTTATGTTAACGTTCCATTTGGAATTTTGGCGGTCATTATGACAATCATCTATGTTAAAGAAACGCCAAGTTACGGTAAAAATAAGCATATTGATTTAGGTGGTATGGTACTTTCGGCCGCCGGATTGTTTGCGATTATTTATGGCTTAATTGTTAAAGAAAGTAATCCACATTTGAGTTGGGGGAGTTTAGAGGTCAGTGGATTATTAGTTGCTGGATTAATATTGTTAATTTTATTTGTGATTGTAGAGCTGCACGTTGCCGATCCAATGGTCGATATCAATATGTTTAAACGGCCTCATTTTATTGGAATTATCATTGTGGCGTTTGCTTTAGGAGCTGGAATCTATGCATACAATGCGTACTTGACTGCCTTGATGCAAAATTATATTGGTTATTCGGCCGTTCAAACTGGTGTGCGGCAATTAACGATGAGTGTTTGGTCATTAGTATTGGGTCCAATTGTCGGAATTCTTAGTTCACGATATTCTAAAAAATGGATGATCAGTATTAGTCTATTTGTCGGTGGCGTTGGTTTCTTATTAATTGCCCGTGTTATTGGACCCGATGTCAGTTTCGTTGATTTATGGCCCGGAATGGTATTGATGGGAATTACCAATGGAATGGTGAACCCACTACTCAATACAACTGGGATGGAAGGGGTTATTCCTAGTGAAATGGGCATGGCATCTGGGCTGTTGAATGTCTTCCGACAATTAGGAACCACCGTTGGAGTGGTTAGTCTGGGTTTAATTCAAGATTCACAGTATGAAAATTATTTGAATGGGCATCTTGGCAAGATTAGCAATATGCCGGCACCAGCAGTGACTGGGTTGAAAAAAGCTCTGGTTGAAGCTGGTCCATTTTCAGGCCATGGGGTCGCCTTTTCAAGTAGGATTAGTCAGGCACCATTTGCACAGGACTTTCAGCGCGTTGTAATTAAGGCCTATGATAACGGGATGACAGCTGTATCGCTGACCTCGGCTGCAATCGTGATTGTTGGTGGCATCGGTGCGGTATTATTATTACGTAACCATGTTGAATCCACAGAGATTCCAACTGAAAAGAGAAATTAA
- the recQ gene encoding DNA helicase RecQ, whose product MTPQTILKTKFGYDTFRIGQQEVIDNTLAGKNVLAIMPTGGGKSLCYQIPALILSGVTLVISPLISLMKDQVDALNENGIAATFINSTLDHFEIEERFNQAASGAVKLLYVSPERLDSGYFNELAQLPIQLIAIDEAHCISQWGHDFRPSYLRLTETIQQLPTSPTIIALTATATPKVAHDIMQRLNINEEVKTDFSRPNLSFKVVKDQDSDQFLLDYLKVNPDQSGIVYASTRKEVERLTKLLNKNNVAVTMYHGGLSKLQRQHNQEDFLYDRLPVMVATNAFGMGIDKSNVRFVIHDQVPGSLEAYYQEVGRAGRDGLPSDVILLFKLHDVQIQHFFIDQSEMDNQNKHREYLKLQEMTQYANTQQCLQQYILNYFGEEGPVCGNCSNCLDDRESQDITVATQKILSCVKRMDERFGKVLVAQVLTGSRVQRVKQFHFDQLSTYGVMKNQSQKSVSELIDYLTASGYLRAAGGQYPVLQITTDGLAVLQGKETVSRKMAIQAKQSLPVNDELFERLRLLRRELAERQSVPPFVIFSDQTLHDMCAMMPVTLDEMLAVKGVGQSKLEKYGQEFLDALQQVSDDE is encoded by the coding sequence ATGACCCCGCAAACAATTTTAAAAACTAAATTTGGTTATGATACATTTCGAATTGGACAACAAGAGGTGATTGATAACACACTCGCTGGTAAAAATGTGCTTGCAATTATGCCAACTGGTGGTGGGAAATCATTGTGTTATCAAATTCCAGCGTTAATTTTATCAGGTGTGACGCTGGTGATTTCGCCATTAATTTCATTAATGAAAGACCAAGTTGATGCATTAAATGAAAATGGAATCGCGGCAACCTTCATCAATAGTACGCTGGACCACTTTGAGATTGAAGAACGGTTCAATCAGGCCGCTTCTGGTGCAGTTAAATTATTGTATGTATCACCAGAACGGCTTGATTCAGGTTATTTTAATGAATTGGCACAGTTACCAATTCAGTTAATTGCGATCGATGAAGCCCATTGTATTTCTCAATGGGGCCATGATTTTCGACCGAGTTATTTACGGTTAACTGAGACGATTCAACAATTGCCCACCAGCCCAACGATTATTGCACTAACCGCAACGGCTACGCCCAAAGTGGCTCACGATATTATGCAGCGCCTAAATATTAATGAGGAAGTTAAGACTGATTTTTCGCGCCCTAATTTATCATTTAAAGTTGTCAAAGATCAGGATAGTGACCAGTTCTTGTTGGATTATTTGAAAGTGAATCCGGACCAATCCGGCATTGTCTACGCCAGTACACGCAAAGAAGTTGAACGTCTTACTAAGCTGCTGAATAAAAATAATGTGGCAGTAACGATGTATCATGGTGGTTTATCTAAACTACAACGACAGCACAATCAAGAAGATTTTTTGTATGATCGTTTGCCAGTAATGGTTGCGACCAATGCTTTTGGAATGGGAATTGATAAAAGTAACGTGCGGTTTGTTATTCATGATCAGGTGCCAGGCAGTCTTGAAGCTTATTATCAAGAAGTTGGGCGTGCAGGTCGAGATGGATTACCTAGTGATGTAATTTTATTGTTTAAACTACATGATGTGCAGATTCAACATTTTTTTATTGATCAGTCTGAAATGGATAATCAAAATAAACACCGTGAATATTTGAAGTTACAGGAAATGACACAGTACGCAAATACGCAACAGTGTTTGCAACAATATATTCTAAATTATTTTGGCGAAGAGGGTCCTGTTTGCGGTAATTGTAGTAACTGTCTTGATGATCGTGAATCTCAAGACATTACAGTTGCGACGCAGAAAATTCTTTCCTGTGTCAAACGGATGGACGAACGATTTGGAAAAGTGTTAGTGGCACAGGTGTTGACTGGCTCTAGGGTGCAGCGAGTGAAACAATTTCATTTTGATCAGCTTAGTACTTATGGAGTGATGAAAAATCAATCGCAAAAATCTGTTTCAGAATTAATTGATTATTTGACTGCTTCGGGTTATTTAAGAGCAGCTGGTGGCCAATATCCCGTGTTACAGATTACAACAGATGGACTAGCAGTTTTACAAGGTAAAGAAACAGTTTCTCGCAAAATGGCAATTCAAGCAAAACAATCGTTACCCGTCAATGATGAATTATTTGAACGCTTACGATTATTACGCCGTGAGTTAGCTGAACGACAAAGTGTACCACCGTTTGTTATTTTTTCTGATCAAACATTGCATGATATGTGTGCAATGATGCCAGTCACTCTAGATGAAATGTTAGCAGTTAAGGGAGTTGGCCAGAGTAAATTAGAAAAATATGGGCAAGAATTCTTGGATGCACTGCAACAAGTAAGTGATGATGAGTAA
- a CDS encoding MerR family transcriptional regulator: protein MNINAVAKKFDLTKDTLRYWERIGLLPEIGRNQSGYRDFKERDMNWVFYIQALRNAGMSIEALIEFVKLYREGDQTTVARKSLLMDQRQELADKAKEIKKTIKYLDFKIDHFEDHTLNYEKEKLAYEQDD, encoded by the coding sequence ATGAATATTAACGCAGTAGCAAAAAAATTTGATTTAACCAAGGATACATTGAGATACTGGGAACGAATTGGGCTGTTGCCTGAAATTGGTCGAAATCAGAGTGGGTATCGAGACTTTAAAGAACGTGATATGAATTGGGTGTTCTATATTCAGGCATTGAGAAACGCAGGAATGTCAATTGAAGCACTAATAGAATTTGTCAAACTATATCGAGAAGGCGATCAGACAACCGTCGCAAGGAAATCATTATTGATGGACCAACGTCAAGAACTGGCTGATAAAGCGAAAGAAATTAAAAAAACGATTAAGTATTTAGATTTTAAAATTGACCATTTTGAAGATCATACACTCAACTACGAAAAAGAAAAGCTAGCTTACGAACAAGATGATTAG
- a CDS encoding iron chaperone — MDTFAAFIEPIENPKQRARVIKVLQWVMDTFPQLKPRLAWNQPMFTDHGTFIIGFSISKKHMAATPEEAGIAHFTKEIEAAGIDHTKGIIRMPWNQPINYEILQKMIAFNIQDKAQLDKFWR, encoded by the coding sequence ATGGATACTTTTGCAGCATTTATTGAGCCAATTGAAAATCCAAAACAACGAGCTAGAGTGATTAAAGTTTTACAGTGGGTAATGGATACTTTTCCACAATTAAAGCCAAGGTTGGCTTGGAATCAGCCAATGTTTACTGACCATGGTACCTTTATCATTGGCTTTAGCATTTCTAAAAAGCATATGGCGGCCACACCTGAGGAGGCCGGTATTGCACACTTTACTAAAGAAATTGAAGCTGCAGGGATCGATCATACTAAGGGGATTATCCGGATGCCTTGGAATCAGCCCATTAATTATGAAATATTACAAAAAATGATTGCATTTAATATTCAAGATAAGGCACAACTAGATAAATTTTGGCGTTAA
- a CDS encoding PadR family transcriptional regulator: MYELLILGVLRGRDMSGYKLGLVLEGSLVPRREISNGVLYPLINRLAAQGYIEITEKHDGPRNKKMTHITELGKQRFQELMMAPVSIDSKRESIYRFKFRSMDGVKAEAQHKILAEYEANVQTDLNIYQQVQVHLKEKMTSKPTDYERLKSAVRALELSIDICKTKQNWIDNYKVEMKQEEKQNGTKE, encoded by the coding sequence ATGTATGAATTATTAATTTTAGGAGTTTTAAGAGGCCGTGATATGTCTGGCTATAAACTTGGTCTGGTGTTAGAAGGCAGTTTAGTGCCGCGGCGAGAAATTTCCAACGGAGTATTATACCCGCTAATTAACCGTCTGGCAGCACAAGGCTATATTGAGATAACTGAAAAGCATGATGGGCCACGTAATAAAAAAATGACGCACATTACTGAACTTGGTAAACAAAGATTCCAAGAATTAATGATGGCGCCTGTATCAATTGACTCAAAACGGGAGTCGATTTATCGGTTTAAATTTCGTAGCATGGACGGCGTGAAGGCTGAAGCACAACATAAAATTCTGGCTGAATACGAGGCAAATGTTCAAACTGATTTGAATATTTATCAGCAAGTACAAGTCCATTTGAAAGAAAAAATGACAAGTAAACCAACCGATTACGAAAGACTCAAGTCAGCGGTTCGGGCACTTGAATTAAGTATCGATATTTGTAAAACGAAACAAAATTGGATTGATAATTATAAAGTAGAAATGAAACAAGAGGAGAAACAAAATGGCACAAAAGAATAG
- a CDS encoding VOC family protein, which translates to MKKMVFVNLPVSDMQRSINFYEALGFKQNKDFSDENGAGMMWDDSIWIMLLTHDFYRTFLRDHQLADTTKVSGSLTAFSMESIDAVKEFAQIAKDNGGDFYHVKIDIPEDQMYELEVKDPDGNMLSVDWMKM; encoded by the coding sequence ATGAAAAAAATGGTTTTTGTTAATTTACCAGTTTCGGATATGCAACGTTCTATCAATTTTTACGAGGCACTTGGGTTTAAACAAAATAAGGATTTTTCTGATGAAAATGGTGCAGGAATGATGTGGGATGACAGCATTTGGATTATGTTATTAACACATGATTTCTACCGTACATTTTTAAGAGATCATCAATTGGCTGATACTACCAAAGTGAGTGGCTCTTTAACGGCATTTAGCATGGAAAGTATCGATGCAGTTAAAGAATTTGCGCAAATTGCCAAAGATAATGGTGGCGATTTTTATCATGTGAAGATTGATATTCCGGAAGATCAAATGTATGAACTAGAGGTCAAAGATCCCGATGGCAATATGCTGTCCGTCGACTGGATGAAAATGTAG
- a CDS encoding MDR family MFS transporter gives MQSKSTKQSSIIAICAFLVVGALAPMLDSTMTNIAINSITQSLHATVDNAQWVVTVYVLAMGIVVPIAGWAIDWISGKQLYLWALIGFLIGSIISGISTDITMLIIGRIIQGAGAGFIIPTISILVVRAAGGKNLGSLMSIIGLPMVLMPILGPTIGGFIIDQLNWHWIFYINIPIVIISLILLIIWLPKFAPTEHGKRLDIVSILLLTGIFTGLILGITKFSDTSKLWQGSVLWPVGIGLACLITYIVYAAIFPKRALVNLNLFKTRSFSAASILLLMSGITLNGAMFLLPLYFQNIRGLSVVWAGIYLIPQGIGMLLTRTQVGKITDQIGARWVVITGIIIATLSTLPFAFADASTNKWLLLGCLLIRGTGVGAFTVPIMSDSFTGMKPSQIPAATTATRMFQNIGSAFGTAILATVMTHQMTGQTATITNLSASYNTAFVWSIAITLIALVPAWFLSVKHH, from the coding sequence ATGCAGTCAAAATCAACTAAACAAAGTTCCATTATCGCAATTTGTGCGTTCTTAGTTGTGGGAGCTCTAGCCCCTATGCTAGATTCTACCATGACCAACATCGCAATCAATTCAATTACTCAGAGTTTACATGCAACTGTAGATAACGCTCAATGGGTTGTTACCGTTTATGTACTTGCAATGGGGATTGTTGTCCCCATTGCCGGCTGGGCAATTGACTGGATTAGTGGTAAGCAGCTCTATTTATGGGCACTAATCGGTTTTTTGATTGGTTCAATTATCTCTGGAATTTCAACTGATATCACGATGCTAATCATCGGTCGAATTATTCAAGGAGCTGGCGCCGGATTTATTATTCCCACAATTAGTATTTTAGTTGTCCGTGCCGCCGGAGGAAAGAATCTAGGTTCGCTGATGTCCATCATTGGATTGCCGATGGTTTTAATGCCCATTTTGGGACCAACGATTGGCGGCTTTATTATTGATCAGTTAAATTGGCACTGGATTTTTTACATTAATATTCCAATTGTAATTATTTCACTCATTCTCTTAATTATTTGGCTACCAAAGTTTGCTCCTACTGAACACGGTAAGCGATTAGACATCGTCAGCATTTTACTATTAACAGGAATATTTACCGGACTCATCTTAGGAATTACAAAATTTAGTGATACATCCAAACTATGGCAGGGATCTGTTTTATGGCCAGTTGGAATTGGGCTAGCATGTCTCATTACCTATATTGTCTATGCTGCAATTTTTCCCAAACGAGCTTTGGTTAATTTGAACTTATTTAAAACACGCAGTTTTTCAGCTGCTTCAATTCTTTTATTAATGTCTGGAATTACATTGAATGGTGCCATGTTCTTGTTACCATTATATTTTCAAAACATCAGAGGCCTTAGCGTAGTTTGGGCTGGTATTTACTTGATCCCACAAGGCATCGGAATGCTTTTGACCCGAACTCAAGTCGGTAAAATCACTGATCAAATTGGCGCTAGATGGGTCGTCATCACCGGAATTATCATCGCCACTTTAAGTACATTACCATTTGCATTTGCTGACGCAAGTACTAATAAATGGTTATTATTAGGCTGTTTGCTTATTCGTGGTACAGGTGTTGGTGCGTTTACGGTACCAATCATGTCCGACTCGTTTACTGGTATGAAACCCAGCCAAATCCCAGCAGCAACCACTGCCACACGGATGTTTCAAAATATTGGCAGTGCTTTTGGAACCGCCATTTTAGCAACCGTCATGACTCACCAAATGACTGGTCAAACTGCCACGATTACCAATTTATCAGCCAGTTACAATACTGCTTTTGTTTGGTCAATTGCGATCACCTTGATTGCATTAGTTCCAGCCTGGTTTTTGAGCGTTAAACATCATTAA